The Brassica napus cultivar Da-Ae chromosome C7, Da-Ae, whole genome shotgun sequence genome has a segment encoding these proteins:
- the LOC106386060 gene encoding EG45-like domain containing protein 2 isoform X2, translating to MIKMVLKFVVTVIVFAQILTPIAEAAQGRAVFYDPPYTKSACYGNQYETMVTGVRNNLWQGSRACGRRYRVRCIGPTYNFPRACTGRSVIVKVVDLCREPCNGDLNLSRDAFRVIANTDAGNVRVEYTP from the exons atgataaaaatggTGCTAAAGTTTGTCGTGACGGTGATAGTGTTTGCACAAATCTTAACTCCAATTGCTGAAGCTGCTCAAGGAAGAGCCGTGTTTTACGACCCTCCCTACACTA AGTCTGCTTGTTATGGAAATCAATACGAAACGATGGTGACTGGAGTCAGGAACAATCTGTGGCAAGGAAGCCGAGCTTGTGGTCGGAGGTACAGGGTTCGATGCATTGGCCCTACGTACAACTTTCCAAGAGCGTGCACGGGACGTAGCGTAATCGTCAAGGTAGTTGATTTATGCCGGGAGCCTTGCAATGGCGACCTTAATCTCTCTCGTGACGCTTTTAGGGTCATTGCTAATACTGATGCCGGCAACGTCCGCGTCGAATACACTCCGTAA
- the LOC106386060 gene encoding EG45-like domain containing protein 2 isoform X1, producing MIKMVLKFVVTVIVFAQILTPIAEAAQGRAVFYDPPYTKSACYGNQYETMVTGVRNNLWQGSRACGRRYRVRCIGPTYNFPRACTGRSVIVKVVDLCREPCNGDLNLSRDAFRVIANTDAGNVRVEYTPI from the exons atgataaaaatggTGCTAAAGTTTGTCGTGACGGTGATAGTGTTTGCACAAATCTTAACTCCAATTGCTGAAGCTGCTCAAGGAAGAGCCGTGTTTTACGACCCTCCCTACACTA AGTCTGCTTGTTATGGAAATCAATACGAAACGATGGTGACTGGAGTCAGGAACAATCTGTGGCAAGGAAGCCGAGCTTGTGGTCGGAGGTACAGGGTTCGATGCATTGGCCCTACGTACAACTTTCCAAGAGCGTGCACGGGACGTAGCGTAATCGTCAAGGTAGTTGATTTATGCCGGGAGCCTTGCAATGGCGACCTTAATCTCTCTCGTGACGCTTTTAGGGTCATTGCTAATACTGATGCCGGCAACGTCCGCGTCGAATACACTCC GATATGA